The following proteins are co-located in the Paludibaculum fermentans genome:
- a CDS encoding aldehyde dehydrogenase family protein, with protein MTTLNTHTPEYPMWIAGREIRTASPLTVRVPYDGSPFATVFAAGPNELQQAVEAAVAAAPVMRALTLDERSAILRTAHYRLLEQKEEFARTISSESGKPLREGRVEVERAAGTLLFSSEEAHRLAGEVVPMEALSAGKGRMAMTVREPVGVIAAITPFNFPLNLSVHKIGPALAGGNTVIHKPASATPVCALKLARLLHDCGLPAGALNVVTGPGGAIGDFLVEHPSIRMITFTGSAEVGLRIRARAGLKRVTLELGNNSALLVEPDADLADCVERAVPGAYAHSGQVCISVQRIFVHRRIHDEFVERFTTAARALRVGPPLDPATQVSSLITETEARRVEQWVEEAVAAGAVRHSGGPRSTATLQPVVLTEVPEQSRVFRQEAFGPVAAINAYDALDDAIARLNNSDYGLQAGIFTNDLDKAFHAAHRVEVGGFLINDVPQFRLDQMPYGGVKLSGTGREGPRYAIEEMTEPKLISWRTRRG; from the coding sequence GTGACCACTCTCAACACGCACACTCCGGAATACCCGATGTGGATCGCCGGCAGGGAGATCCGCACCGCCTCACCACTCACCGTTCGCGTCCCTTACGACGGGTCGCCCTTCGCCACCGTCTTTGCCGCCGGGCCGAATGAGTTGCAACAGGCCGTGGAAGCCGCCGTGGCGGCAGCGCCCGTCATGCGGGCCCTCACCCTGGACGAACGCAGCGCCATCCTGCGCACGGCCCACTACCGTCTGCTGGAGCAGAAGGAAGAGTTCGCCCGCACCATCAGTTCCGAGAGCGGCAAGCCGCTGCGCGAAGGCCGCGTGGAAGTGGAGCGCGCCGCCGGAACGCTACTCTTCTCCTCCGAAGAGGCCCACCGCCTGGCCGGAGAAGTCGTACCCATGGAGGCGCTGTCCGCCGGCAAGGGCCGCATGGCAATGACGGTCCGCGAACCCGTCGGCGTCATCGCCGCCATCACCCCCTTCAACTTCCCGCTCAACCTCAGCGTGCACAAGATCGGGCCCGCGCTGGCCGGCGGCAATACGGTGATCCACAAGCCGGCCTCGGCCACCCCCGTCTGTGCCCTGAAACTGGCGCGCCTGCTGCACGACTGCGGTCTCCCAGCCGGAGCGCTCAACGTCGTCACCGGACCCGGCGGCGCCATCGGCGACTTCCTGGTGGAGCACCCCTCCATCCGCATGATCACCTTCACCGGCAGCGCCGAAGTAGGCCTGCGGATCCGTGCCCGCGCCGGCCTGAAGCGCGTCACCCTGGAACTCGGCAACAACTCGGCCCTCCTGGTGGAACCGGACGCCGATCTGGCCGACTGTGTCGAACGAGCCGTGCCTGGCGCCTACGCGCACTCCGGACAGGTCTGCATTTCGGTACAGCGCATCTTCGTCCACCGCCGCATCCACGACGAGTTCGTCGAACGCTTCACCACCGCCGCGCGAGCCTTGCGCGTAGGCCCGCCGCTCGACCCGGCGACGCAGGTGAGCTCGCTCATCACCGAAACCGAGGCGCGGCGCGTGGAGCAATGGGTGGAAGAGGCAGTCGCCGCCGGAGCCGTCCGCCACAGCGGCGGCCCTCGCTCCACCGCCACCCTGCAGCCGGTCGTCCTGACGGAAGTCCCGGAGCAGTCGCGCGTCTTCCGCCAGGAGGCCTTCGGACCCGTGGCCGCCATCAATGCTTACGACGCCCTGGACGACGCCATCGCGCGCTTGAACAATTCCGACTACGGCCTGCAGGCCGGCATCTTCACAAACGATCTCGACAAGGCGTTCCACGCGGCGCACCGCGTCGAGGTGGGCGGTTTCCTGATCAACGATGTCCCTCAGTTCCGCCTCGACCAGATGCCCTATGGCGGCGTGAAACTCAGCGGCACCGGCCGCGAAGGTCCGCGCTACGCCATCGAGGAGATGACGGAACCCAAGCTGATCAGTTGGCGAACCCGCCGCGGTTAG
- a CDS encoding ADOP family duplicated permease gives MRPDSTDSPRPVALTLRLYRALERSFPHEFRNVYGDEMLQAAEDLIEPVWRRHGVGGLLRLLLDLAWRIPVEYAAELRYDIRYGLRRLAGSPGFTAVALTSITLGVCIATCAYSEMNGLLRDLPGVAQPQQLVSLQAPVSYPTYRRYRELPNLFAGSFAYVAPVPFGVRSGARTGRIWGHLVTPGYFSTLGVHPVLGRFLDEADGLAGQAPVVVVSYRYWQEHLGSDPAVVGRKLSVNGSPCTVVGVAAEEFLGASPTIFPADLWLPVSVDARLVPELGGNALERRDLTMFQMVCRLKPGTSEASALAQLNAAAQQLADSYGDADRYQKGMRVQLMGGGKILPLRKQDVPFFKEFLMVLGGLLLLIACANVANMMLARAVDRRKEISVRLSLGASRARLIRQLLTESVLLSMASAPPALLLSYWIMHALSQLKMPLPIPVGFDLTPDWRAFLFTFAATGLAGFAFGLAPALQATRTDLVQALKESGGLRAKVRRVPRLKNGLMLLQMAASLTLLLLTGYLGIGIQSTMGVQEGFDPRNLYMVSLDPVRDGYAPDRAGDFLEKLLESVKAKRGVVSASLTDTLPVSLDGNAGVRFLNADSSEDGRRAANWARKHTVGRDYFATVGIRILSGRSFQRQDERAGAMAVIVSQEAVRKIWKGTDPVGRRIELGNAAAQGAFAAMPGTIDLRASALSAAPASYEVVGVAGDVSEDLVASKKHPAVYFPLRPEDHVQPSLRGVTLLVRGAPGVDVVSLVEREIASLDGRITPFHAGSMMEHIAQFMSMLKAASWTYGLIGLFGLVLAAVGLAGVTAYSVARRGHEIGIRLALGAQKRDVLVLVMKDGALMVLLGTAVGLALSLAGVRALSGIFFTVASVQGYDPMLLIGAPALLAGLALLACYVPARRSTNIDPAVTLRSE, from the coding sequence ATGAGGCCGGATTCGACCGACTCGCCCCGGCCCGTTGCGCTCACGCTGCGGCTCTACCGCGCCCTGGAACGGTCGTTTCCCCACGAGTTCCGGAATGTCTATGGCGACGAGATGCTGCAGGCAGCCGAGGATCTGATTGAACCCGTGTGGCGGCGGCACGGGGTGGGCGGGTTGCTCCGGTTGCTGCTGGACCTTGCCTGGCGAATCCCTGTGGAATACGCCGCGGAACTGCGGTACGACATCCGCTACGGCTTGCGCAGGCTGGCCGGCTCGCCGGGATTCACCGCTGTTGCCCTGACTTCCATCACGCTGGGCGTCTGCATTGCGACGTGTGCCTACTCCGAGATGAACGGATTGCTGCGCGACCTGCCCGGCGTGGCTCAGCCGCAGCAACTCGTCTCGCTGCAGGCGCCGGTTTCCTATCCCACTTATCGCCGGTACCGCGAGCTTCCCAACCTGTTTGCCGGTTCCTTTGCTTACGTGGCGCCCGTGCCTTTTGGGGTCAGAAGCGGCGCGCGGACCGGGCGGATCTGGGGCCATCTGGTGACGCCCGGCTACTTCTCCACTTTGGGTGTACATCCTGTGTTGGGGCGGTTCCTGGATGAGGCCGACGGGCTGGCGGGACAGGCTCCGGTGGTGGTGGTGAGCTACCGGTACTGGCAGGAGCACCTGGGTTCGGATCCCGCGGTGGTGGGCCGCAAGCTCTCAGTGAATGGCAGCCCCTGCACGGTCGTCGGCGTAGCCGCGGAGGAGTTCCTCGGCGCGTCCCCAACCATCTTTCCCGCCGATTTATGGCTGCCGGTGTCCGTCGATGCCCGGCTGGTTCCGGAGTTGGGCGGTAACGCACTGGAGCGCCGTGACCTTACGATGTTCCAGATGGTGTGCCGGCTGAAGCCGGGGACTTCGGAGGCCAGCGCCCTGGCTCAGTTGAATGCAGCCGCGCAGCAGTTGGCTGACTCCTATGGGGACGCGGACCGCTACCAGAAAGGGATGCGCGTGCAGTTGATGGGCGGCGGGAAGATCCTGCCGCTGCGCAAACAGGACGTGCCCTTCTTCAAAGAGTTCCTGATGGTGCTGGGCGGGCTGTTGCTGTTGATCGCCTGCGCCAACGTCGCCAACATGATGCTGGCGCGTGCCGTCGACCGGCGTAAGGAGATTTCGGTCCGCCTGTCCCTGGGCGCCAGCCGGGCACGACTGATCAGGCAGTTGCTGACGGAGAGCGTGCTGCTGTCGATGGCGTCGGCTCCGCCGGCGTTGCTGCTGAGTTACTGGATCATGCACGCCTTGTCGCAGTTGAAGATGCCGTTACCCATTCCAGTGGGCTTTGATCTGACCCCGGACTGGCGCGCCTTCCTGTTCACGTTTGCAGCCACAGGCCTTGCCGGCTTCGCCTTTGGATTGGCGCCCGCACTGCAGGCGACGCGCACAGACCTGGTGCAGGCTTTGAAGGAGAGCGGCGGGCTGCGCGCCAAGGTGCGCAGGGTGCCCCGGCTCAAGAATGGGTTGATGCTGCTGCAGATGGCCGCCTCCCTGACGCTGCTGCTGCTGACGGGCTATCTGGGCATCGGGATCCAGAGCACGATGGGCGTGCAGGAGGGGTTCGATCCCAGGAACCTGTACATGGTCTCGCTCGATCCGGTGCGCGATGGCTACGCTCCGGACCGCGCTGGAGACTTCCTGGAGAAGTTGCTGGAGAGCGTGAAGGCGAAGCGTGGAGTGGTCTCAGCGAGCCTCACGGATACACTGCCGGTTTCCCTCGACGGCAACGCCGGAGTCCGGTTCCTGAACGCTGATTCCAGCGAGGATGGGCGGCGTGCCGCGAATTGGGCACGCAAACATACAGTGGGCCGCGATTACTTCGCGACGGTGGGTATTCGCATCCTCTCCGGCCGCAGCTTCCAAAGGCAGGATGAGCGGGCCGGGGCCATGGCGGTGATCGTGAGCCAGGAGGCGGTTCGCAAGATCTGGAAGGGGACCGATCCGGTGGGACGGCGCATTGAGCTGGGCAACGCGGCCGCGCAGGGCGCGTTCGCGGCGATGCCGGGAACCATCGACTTGCGGGCCAGTGCGTTGTCGGCGGCGCCTGCTAGCTATGAAGTGGTGGGCGTGGCCGGCGATGTTTCGGAGGACCTGGTAGCAAGCAAGAAGCATCCAGCGGTCTATTTCCCGTTGCGCCCGGAGGACCATGTCCAGCCCTCCTTGCGCGGAGTGACGCTGCTGGTGCGCGGCGCTCCAGGTGTCGATGTGGTGAGTTTGGTGGAGAGGGAGATCGCGAGCCTCGACGGACGGATCACTCCTTTCCATGCCGGCAGCATGATGGAGCACATCGCGCAATTCATGTCGATGCTGAAAGCGGCCTCGTGGACCTACGGCCTGATTGGCCTGTTCGGGCTTGTGCTGGCGGCTGTCGGACTGGCTGGAGTCACGGCCTATTCGGTCGCAAGGCGTGGCCACGAGATTGGGATCCGGCTGGCGCTGGGCGCCCAGAAACGGGATGTACTGGTTCTGGTGATGAAGGATGGGGCGCTGATGGTGCTGCTGGGAACGGCGGTGGGGCTGGCGCTTTCGCTGGCCGGTGTCCGGGCATTGTCCGGCATCTTCTTCACCGTGGCCAGTGTGCAGGGCTACGACCCCATGCTGTTGATTGGGGCTCCGGCGTTGCTGGCCGGGCTGGCCTTGCTCGCCTGTTATGTGCCCGCGCGGCGGTCCACCAATATCGATCCGGCGGTGACATTGCGGTCGGAGTAG
- a CDS encoding PadR family transcriptional regulator: MTEAHTPESFLPLKPNWFHVLLSLADEEQHGYGIMQEVLDRTGGKLRLWPATLYGTIKRLMEEDLLEESDERPSAELDDARRRYYRLTPLGRSVLKAESERLEDLVRVIRGKRGLTKSEAES; the protein is encoded by the coding sequence ATGACCGAGGCACACACGCCTGAGAGTTTCCTTCCTCTCAAGCCCAACTGGTTTCACGTTCTGCTGTCACTGGCTGATGAGGAGCAGCACGGCTACGGCATTATGCAGGAGGTGCTGGACCGCACCGGCGGGAAATTGCGGCTGTGGCCCGCCACTCTTTACGGCACGATCAAGCGGCTGATGGAGGAAGATCTCCTCGAAGAGTCGGATGAACGGCCCAGCGCCGAACTGGATGACGCGCGCCGCCGCTATTACCGCCTGACTCCGCTGGGGCGGAGCGTGCTCAAGGCCGAGAGCGAGCGGCTGGAGGATCTGGTGCGGGTGATCCGCGGCAAGCGGGGCTTGACGAAGAGCGAGGCGGAATCATGA